GGAAATGAAATGAAGtagaaactaattttatatcatttagatGGATAatcatttaatgatattttaatgacCGTATGagtcataaataaatgatatagacCAATGGATAGTGGTATATCTATTTGAGATTAAGATACTGCAACACTGTTTGACTGATTATCATAAAACTAGGCacatcatatataatttattatatcaattttttcaTAAGTAATGTTTTCATACTATACAACTGCAGTACAACAAATAAACTTGTAGTAACAAGCCTTACTTTTCAGTACTTTGATACTTTCTGTTCGATACTGATATATAAGTACGGTTATAATCATTCTGCAAATAGGGAAATACTGCGATTGTCTGACGGTGGGCAAGTAGCTCTCGACTGGGCGGAAATCGAAGAGGAAACTGAAGATGGCAGTCCCCGGCCGGTGATGCTCGTGCTGCCCGGGCTCACGGGTGGCTCGCAGGCCGACTACGTGCGTTGTCTAGTGGCTGCAGCCCGCCAGCTCGGAGCGCACTGCGTCGTGTTCAACAACCGCGGCCTCGGTGGCCTGCCCCTCACGGTGAGACTCCTCTGACCCTCGCGCGTCCGGAAACCACGTCCGACGCTTGGTGGTGAATCGTCACTTCCTGTCCGCAGACACCACGGCTGTACTGCGCCGTGTCGCACGCCGACCTGGCAGAGGTGGTGGAGGCCGTGAGCGCGCGCGGGTCGCCGCTGCTGGCGGTGGGAGTGTCGCTGGGCGGACTCATCCTCGGGCACTACCTCACCGAGCACGCGGAGCGCGCCGCCGTCGTTTTGCGCGCGGCTTTCGTCGTCTCCTCGCCGCTGGACGTCATCAAAGGTGGTCCATTGGCGCTCGCTTCGGTATGAAGAGTACTGCTCGTTATCGTGAATTCCTTTAATTTATCTCGTATTATATATTCCATCAGGAGCGGAGTGCATCGAGCGGCCGCCGCTAAACACGCTGCTGTCGTGGCACATGGCACGCAACCTGCGCAACACGGTGCGCGCACACGCGCCCCTGCGCCGCGGCCCGTGGGACTGGGCCGCGGTCGAGCGCTGTCGCTCGGTTCGACAGTTCGACCAGGCCTTCACCACCAAGCACTTCGGCTTCCCGTCCGTGGACGACTACTACCGCGCCGCCACTCTGCGCGACAAGCTGTCGCGCGTGCGCGTGCCCCTGCTGTGCCTGTGCGCCGCCGACGACCCCTTCCAGCCGCTGGACGTGCTGCCGCTGGCGGAGGCGGAGCGCAGCGCCTGCGTGGCGCTGGCGGTGACGGCTCGCGGGGGCCACATCGGGTTCCTGGAGGGCTGGTGGCCGGCGCCGCCCGCTCGCGCGCCGCACGCGCAGTACATCGCGCGCATGTGCCGGCAGTACTTCGCCGCCCTGCTGGCGCGGCCGGCGCCGGGGGATCGTTAATGAAGCGACGGCTCCACAGGTGTTGCTGTCTCTAGATCATTGTTAGGAATTTCTTTGACTGAAGTTTACCTGAGTGATAAGATTCCTTCGACGGCAATATCGTTAACTGTTTCGCAGCAATAGATTCATTACTTCTGTTAGATTTATACGACCAAGTTTCTGTCGACGACGATACGCTGT
The nucleotide sequence above comes from Vanessa tameamea isolate UH-Manoa-2023 chromosome 2, ilVanTame1 primary haplotype, whole genome shotgun sequence. Encoded proteins:
- the LOC113403681 gene encoding phospholipase ABHD3 produces the protein MLGVFLYIFEVKKELLVCFSLSLLYITYYLVEVVKKPTLICRKGEFRQFLEENVPILSEPYWPTPWCVESRLQTVLGSVLRSHLLSHIHYRREILRLSDGGQVALDWAEIEEETEDGSPRPVMLVLPGLTGGSQADYVRCLVAAARQLGAHCVVFNNRGLGGLPLTTPRLYCAVSHADLAEVVEAVSARGSPLLAVGVSLGGLILGHYLTEHAERAAVVLRAAFVVSSPLDVIKGAECIERPPLNTLLSWHMARNLRNTVRAHAPLRRGPWDWAAVERCRSVRQFDQAFTTKHFGFPSVDDYYRAATLRDKLSRVRVPLLCLCAADDPFQPLDVLPLAEAERSACVALAVTARGGHIGFLEGWWPAPPARAPHAQYIARMCRQYFAALLARPAPGDR